From a single Drosophila sulfurigaster albostrigata strain 15112-1811.04 chromosome 3, ASM2355843v2, whole genome shotgun sequence genomic region:
- the LOC133841463 gene encoding alpha-1,3-mannosyl-glycoprotein 2-beta-N-acetylglucosaminyltransferase, whose translation MRSRKVQVMVIGFFIMWTFITYYVLLRTSNAQLSRKQQQQLKRLVPEALAEQSKGLQLTRNLIEFLKYKYSSNEQQGTTTTTPRISIVAAEISNEIPAPESAVKATAESKSTPSQIPTQTHLANGEPVIPILVFACNRVSVVKCLDNLVQYRPSVEQFPIIVSQDCGDMLTKEAIQTFGKQLTLIEQPDLSDIVVLPKEKKFKGYYKISRHYGWALNTTFQIGFDFVVIVEDDLNVAPDFFEYFLATHKLLKQDPSLWCVSAWNDNGKANVVDTTRPDLLYRTDFFPGLGWMLTKELWQELSVKWPKSFWDDWIRHPEQRKDRVCIRPEISRTRTFGKIGVSNGLFFDKYLKHIKLSEDFVQFSKINMSYLLKDNYDKAFLKQVYVLPLVTFDELRRNLIALEGPVRIQYNNRDQYKRITRMLGLMDDFKSGVPRTAYHGIVSFYYNKRRVHLAPNANWKGYDLSWS comes from the exons ATGCGTTCACGTAAGGTGCAGGTGATGGTGATAGGCTTCTTCATCATGTGGACGTTTATCACCTATTATGTGTTACTGCGAACCAGCAACGCTCAGCTGAGCaggaaacagcagcagcagttgaagcGCTTAGTGCCGGAAGCGTTGGCAGAGCAATCCAAAGGCTTGCAACTGACACGCAATTTGATAGAGTTcttgaaatacaaatactcgagcaacgagcagcagggaacaacaacaacaacgcccaGAATAAGCATCGTGGCAGCTGAGATATCTAATGAGATACCAGCACCGGAGTCAGCTGTCAAAGCAACTGCTGAATCGAAATCAACTCCATCTCAGATACCAACACAAACGCATCTGGCGAATGGTGAGCCTGTTATTCCAATTCTGGTGTTTGCCTGCAATCGTGTCTCGGTGGTCAAATGTCTGGACAATCTGGTACAGTATCGACCCAGCGTCGAACAGTTTCCTATCATAGTGTCCCAG GATTGCGGAGACATGCTAACCAAGGAGGCTATCCAAACGTTTGGAAAACAGCTTACACTCATTGAGCAACCCGATTTGAGTGATATTGTTGTGCTGCCCAAGGAAAAGAAGTTCAAGGGTTACTACAAGATATCGCGACACTATGGCTGGGCGTTAAACACCACGTTTCAGATTGGCTTCGATTTTGTGGTCATCGTTGAGGATGATTTGAATGTGGCACCCGATTTCTTTGAGTACTTCCTGGCAACACATAAACTGCTCAAGCAGGATCCAAGTCTGTGGTGTGTTTCCGCTTGGAATGACAATGGCAAGGCGAATGTGGTGGATACGACTAGACCAGATCTTCTATATCGCACCGATTTCTTCCCTGGCCTGGGCTGGATGCTAACTAAAGAGCTATGGCAGGAGCTGTCTGTGAAGTGGCCAAAATC GTTCTGGGATGATTGGATAAGACATCCGGAACAGCGCAAGGATCGCGTGTGCATTCGACCTGAAATCTCACGTACTCGAACCTTTGGTAAAATTGGCGTGTCCAA TGGATTATTTTTCGATAAGTATCTGAAACACATTAAACTCAGCGAAGACTTTGTGCAGTTCAGCAAAATCAATATGAGTTATTTACTAAAG GACAATTACGATAAAGCGTTTTTAAAGCAGGTTTACGTGCTTCCGCTTGTGACCTTTGATGAGCTGCGTCGGAATCTCATTGCCCTGGAGGGACCAGTGCGCATACAGTACAACAATCGTGATCAGTACAAGCGAATAACTAGAATGCTTGGTCTCATGGATGACTTTAAG AGTGGCGTGCCACGCACCGCATACCATGGCATTGTCTCATTTTATTATAACAAACGTCGCGTGCATTTGGCACCGAATGCCAACTGGAAGGGCTACGACCTATCATGGAGCTAA
- the LOC133841464 gene encoding uncharacterized protein LOC133841464 isoform X2, whose amino-acid sequence MLGSQQMWHAASLAIIVFCGFAHAKGTHKVHCSEDQMRVEIGLPSDGDVSSTSNSSDAERPQIYLEGLKGYPDVRCQPEINGALAVFRLSLSDFYECGVTRMVNQLTGKKVYYHKIIIESASSKEIVSVKCITTSGPVYNVMMNGTNLAQEQQQLQQQQQPQQQQQHHGVVRRDVLPAGFQEPDDLEITTSLTKRAPEPRLSIGVSQDNQKFTRDLTVKSGTPLTMEINLDEDSAPVYGLGVNYLDVTDTHTSSETLIFKGCTVDPYLFENFNTVDGDILSAKFKAFKFPDSSYVQFRATVNVCLDKCLGTQCSNNQVGFGRRKREISSANKVYEISLAMFLQVDDIEGVNKNEVLQLEEKLRELKLANQRLARNSRGSFAELSRSMEQLPASSAVPAFVVDERELGQLSSGAGSSVICGLWALICALCWRLM is encoded by the exons GCACACACAAGGTCCACTGCTCGGAGGATCAGATGCGCGTGGAAATTGGACTGCCATCGGATGGCGACGTGAGTTCCACTTCGAATAGCAGCGATGCCGAGCGTCCACAGATCTACTTGGAGGGTCTCAAGGGCTATCCGGATGTGCGCTGTCAGCCCGAAATCAATGGCGCCCTCGCCGTTTTTCGTCTATCGCTCAGCGACTTTTACGAGTGCGGCGTGACGCGCATGGTCAACCAGCTAACG GGAAAAAAGGTGTATTACCATAAAATCATCATTGAATCGGCCAGCAGCAAGGAGATTGTTAGCGTCAAATGCATTACCACAAGCGGTCCGGTTTATAATGTCATGATGAATGGCACCAACTTGgcacaggagcagcagcagttgcagcagcagcaacaaccacaacagcagcaacaacatcatggTGTGGTCAGACGCGATGTGCTGCCAGCGGGCTTCCAGGAGCCAGA CGATCTTGAGATTACCACATCATTGACAAAACGAGCGCCGGAGCCACGTCTCTCGATTGGTGTTAGCCAGGACAACCAGAAGTTCACCAGAGATTTAACCGTCAAGTCG GGCACTCCGCTGACCATGGAGATCAACTTGGATGAAGACTCGGCGCCAGTTTATGGTCTGGGCGTCAATTATTTGGACGTTaccgacacacacacctcCTCCGAGACGCTCATCTTCAAGGG CTGCACTGTGGATCCGTATCTCTTTGAGAACTTTAACACCGTCGATGGCGACATACTGAGCGCCAAGTTCAAGGCCTTCAAGTTCCCCGACTCCTCGTATGTGCAGTTCCGCGCCACGGTAAACGTTTGCCTGGACAAATGCCTTGGCACACAGTGCTCCAACAACCAGGTGGGCTTTGGCAGACGCAAGCGCGAGATCAGCTCGGCAAATAAAGTCTATGAAATATCGCTGGCCATGTTCCTGCAAGTCGACGACATCGAGGGCGTCAACAAGA ATGAGGTGCTGCAGCTGGAGGAGAAACTGCGCGAACTGAAGCTGGCCAATCAGCGTTTGGCTCGTAATAGTCGCGGCAGCTTTGCGGAGCTGAGCCGCAGCATGGAACAGTTGCCAGCCAGCAGTGCCGTGCCGGCTTTTGTTGTGGATGAGCGAGAGCTGGGACAGCTTAGCTCGGGTGCAGGCAGCTCAGTCATCTGTGGCCTCTGGGCGTTGATCTGTGCGCTGTGTTGGCGTCTTATGTAA
- the LOC133841466 gene encoding homeobox protein ceh-30, protein MNTQSVVRRHPHSFSIEQILAKPETHAPSNYVDPTASFQVINDNQTQLIQNESVRESCDDSRVSSPATSSCLEDGLEDGKSDIELASDDGSANDDRKKRPRTAFSAAQIKALETEFERGKYLSVAKRTALAKQLQLTETQIKIWFQNRRTKWKRKYTSDVETLASHYYSQLGMGGLARPMVVGDRLWLFSQTPAGPTPIQSIMLNGSGAAPPMRPYGPPPSGAPMPPLHGASVIESARNAILARGQPLNFALPFGLPKPVTTTPPSTAAVASPTGYVPRCKPYAGNFVDYAPPHPASEAYLQLKYATMPPETEVATSNGLAELERVFGDANANFLLQKGTPVANSNTSCGYGHEGLQQAQRSRRATQSESECSDIDCEQLDEDEDAVE, encoded by the exons ATGAATACTCAATCTGTGGTGCGTCGTCATCCGCATAGTTTCTCAATCGAACAAATTCTGGCCAAACCTGAGACACATGCTCCCAGTAATTATGTTGATCCGACTGCCAGTTTCCAAGTGATCAATGATAATCAAACGCAgttaattcaaaatgaaagtGTGCGTGAAAGTTGTGATGATTCGCGTGTGTCCAGTCCTGCAACATCGAGTTGCCTTGAGGATGGCCTGGAGGATGGCAAAAGTGATATAGAACTCGCGTCGGATGATGGAAGTG CGAACGACGATCGCAAGAAGCGACCTCGCACCGCCTTCTCGGCTGCCCAGATCAAGGCGCTGGAAACGGAATTCGAACGGGGCAAATATCTATCGGTGGCCAAGCGAACGGCGCTGGCCAAGCAGCTCCAACTCACCGAGACACAG ATAAAGATCTGGTTCCAGAATCGCCGCACCAAGTGGAAACGCAAATACACCTCGGATGTGGAGACACTTGCCTCGCACTATTATTCCCAGCTGGGCATGGGAGGACTAGCGCGTCCCATGGTTGTTGGCGATCGTTTGTGGCTGTTTAGTCAAACTCCAGCTGGACCCACGCCCATACAGTCCATCATGCTGAACGGCAGTGGAGCTGCGCCGCCTATGCGACCTTATGGACCGCCGCCAAGTGGTGCGCCAATGCCACCGCTGCACGGTGCCAGCGTAATTGAGAGTGCCAGAAATGCCATATTGGCACGTGGACAGCCACTCAACTTTGCGCTGCCCTTTGGACTACCCAAGCCAGTGACCACAACGCCACCTAGCACAGCCGCAGTCGCATCGCCAACTGGCTATGTGCCACGCTGTAAACCCTACGCTGGCAACTTTGTGGACTATGCACCGCCGCATCCGGCCAGCGAGGCATATCTGCAGCTAAAGTATGCCACGATGCCGCCGGAAACGGAAGTGGCCACCAGCAATGGTCTGGCCGAGCTTGAGCGTGTCTTTGGCGATGCAAATGCGAACTTTCTGCTACAAAAGGGCACGCCAGttgccaacagcaacacatcCTGTGGCTATGGACACGAAGGATTGCAGCAAGCGCAACGCAGTCGACGTGCCACACAATCGGAGTCCGAATGCAGCGACATTGATTGCGAGCAGCTCGACGAGGATGAGGATGCTGTGGAGTAA
- the LOC133841464 gene encoding uncharacterized protein LOC133841464 isoform X1: MLGLRNNKFLVSAKMLGSQQMWHAASLAIIVFCGFAHAKGTHKVHCSEDQMRVEIGLPSDGDVSSTSNSSDAERPQIYLEGLKGYPDVRCQPEINGALAVFRLSLSDFYECGVTRMVNQLTGKKVYYHKIIIESASSKEIVSVKCITTSGPVYNVMMNGTNLAQEQQQLQQQQQPQQQQQHHGVVRRDVLPAGFQEPDDLEITTSLTKRAPEPRLSIGVSQDNQKFTRDLTVKSGTPLTMEINLDEDSAPVYGLGVNYLDVTDTHTSSETLIFKGCTVDPYLFENFNTVDGDILSAKFKAFKFPDSSYVQFRATVNVCLDKCLGTQCSNNQVGFGRRKREISSANKVYEISLAMFLQVDDIEGVNKNEVLQLEEKLRELKLANQRLARNSRGSFAELSRSMEQLPASSAVPAFVVDERELGQLSSGAGSSVICGLWALICALCWRLM; the protein is encoded by the exons GCACACACAAGGTCCACTGCTCGGAGGATCAGATGCGCGTGGAAATTGGACTGCCATCGGATGGCGACGTGAGTTCCACTTCGAATAGCAGCGATGCCGAGCGTCCACAGATCTACTTGGAGGGTCTCAAGGGCTATCCGGATGTGCGCTGTCAGCCCGAAATCAATGGCGCCCTCGCCGTTTTTCGTCTATCGCTCAGCGACTTTTACGAGTGCGGCGTGACGCGCATGGTCAACCAGCTAACG GGAAAAAAGGTGTATTACCATAAAATCATCATTGAATCGGCCAGCAGCAAGGAGATTGTTAGCGTCAAATGCATTACCACAAGCGGTCCGGTTTATAATGTCATGATGAATGGCACCAACTTGgcacaggagcagcagcagttgcagcagcagcaacaaccacaacagcagcaacaacatcatggTGTGGTCAGACGCGATGTGCTGCCAGCGGGCTTCCAGGAGCCAGA CGATCTTGAGATTACCACATCATTGACAAAACGAGCGCCGGAGCCACGTCTCTCGATTGGTGTTAGCCAGGACAACCAGAAGTTCACCAGAGATTTAACCGTCAAGTCG GGCACTCCGCTGACCATGGAGATCAACTTGGATGAAGACTCGGCGCCAGTTTATGGTCTGGGCGTCAATTATTTGGACGTTaccgacacacacacctcCTCCGAGACGCTCATCTTCAAGGG CTGCACTGTGGATCCGTATCTCTTTGAGAACTTTAACACCGTCGATGGCGACATACTGAGCGCCAAGTTCAAGGCCTTCAAGTTCCCCGACTCCTCGTATGTGCAGTTCCGCGCCACGGTAAACGTTTGCCTGGACAAATGCCTTGGCACACAGTGCTCCAACAACCAGGTGGGCTTTGGCAGACGCAAGCGCGAGATCAGCTCGGCAAATAAAGTCTATGAAATATCGCTGGCCATGTTCCTGCAAGTCGACGACATCGAGGGCGTCAACAAGA ATGAGGTGCTGCAGCTGGAGGAGAAACTGCGCGAACTGAAGCTGGCCAATCAGCGTTTGGCTCGTAATAGTCGCGGCAGCTTTGCGGAGCTGAGCCGCAGCATGGAACAGTTGCCAGCCAGCAGTGCCGTGCCGGCTTTTGTTGTGGATGAGCGAGAGCTGGGACAGCTTAGCTCGGGTGCAGGCAGCTCAGTCATCTGTGGCCTCTGGGCGTTGATCTGTGCGCTGTGTTGGCGTCTTATGTAA